The following proteins come from a genomic window of Lycium ferocissimum isolate CSIRO_LF1 chromosome 4, AGI_CSIRO_Lferr_CH_V1, whole genome shotgun sequence:
- the LOC132054610 gene encoding remorin 1.4 isoform X2 codes for MKRNYYDLDDGEFAAAMAASAFAICSLEEKAGFQHQTKTRGSVIRPAETEIMTITPTTNDKMQNGISRGSRKAENEADAWEKAQIAKIRKRHDELLSALLAWENEKKMMAKQQMERRKNQLELAMKRNLQHYKNKLARIDHITKGARTQAEEKRRYEESIVKEKSNKIRLTGNGPVTCFCF; via the exons ATGAAAAGGAACTATTATGATTTGGATGATGGCGAATTTGCAGCAGCAATGGCAGCTTCTGCATTTGCTATATGTTCCCTTGAAGAAAAGGCTGGCTTTCAACATCAGACAAAAACAAGAGGATCTGTTATCAGGCCAGCAGAAACAG AaataatgaccataactccTACTACTAATGATAAAATGCAAAATGGGATTTCAAGAGGAAGCAGAAAGGCAGAAAATGAAGCTGATGCTTGGGAGAAAGCTCAGATAGCCAAAATAAGAAAGCG ACATGATGAACTGCTTTCTGCGCTTCTTGCTTGGGAGAATGAAAAGAAGATGATGGCAAAACAACAAATGGAAAGGAGAAAG AATCAATTGGAGCTTGCTATGAAAAGGAATTTGCAGCATTACAAGAACAAACTAGCGAGGATTGATCATATCACCAAAGGAGCAAGAACACAAgcagaagagaaaagaagataCGAAGAATCTATAGTGAAAGAGAAATCAAACAAGATCAGATTAACAGGGAATGGACCTGTTACATGCTTCtgcttctaa
- the LOC132052381 gene encoding transcription factor UNE10-like, which translates to MSHTWNHRQQRQKQDVEEEEENKNPRSHMHNQQNQTRLDTMSKCEVAELTWENGQLAMQRLGSNNEQAKQKWERASDTLESFVHQATFQKQNHTNNLMGSAQNQASINREKNAYSCGGQWGETSSALKQQTRVLKRMRSDSDPQLYVGGRSHAELSARASARDNDTTMMTWPCSFDESSRSFKSKATCNEDSPFHGGSEKKEEERERKSSNPLKHSRKAAVHNQSERRRRDRINEKMKALQKLVPNASKTDKASMLEEVIKYLKQLQAQIQLINYARNMDQQMMMMQPHIQMPLLARMDGLSLGMSNAGMLNNMTANLARANAQSLTAPLIYNPTSIATPCHPFMSYAMAPTIPTPPQANYGDAASATVAKAAAAPNIATTSLHFNNYPYSAFPPQVISYMQMLLTGAFP; encoded by the exons ATGAGTCATACTTGGAATCATAGGCAACAAAGACAAAAACAAGAtgtagaagaagaagaggagaacaAAAACCCCCGCAGCCACATGCATAACCAGCAGAATCAGACTCGTCTTGACACCAT gTCCAAGTGTGAAGTTGCAGAGCTAACATGGGAAAATGGGCAACTAGCCATGCAAAGACTTGGAAGTAACAATGAGCAAGCAAAACAGAAATGGGAAAGGGCCAGCGACACACTAGAGTCCTTCGTGCATCAAGCCACTTTCCAAAagcaaaatcatactaataatCTAATGGGAAGTGCCCAAAATCAGGCAAGCATCAACAGGGAGAAAAATGCGTATTCTTGTGGGGGTCAATGGGGTGAGACTTCTTCTGCACTGAAGCAACAAACAAGAGTACTAAAGAGGATGAGATCAGATTCTGACCCCCAATTATATGTTGGTGGAAGATCA CATGCTGAACTTAGCGCTCGTGCAAGTGCTCGGGACAATGATACCACCATGATGACATGGCCTTGTTCCTTTGATGAATCTTCTCGCAGTTTTAAGTCTAAAGCCACTTGTAACGAGGATTCCCCCTTCCATGGTGGCTCGG aaaaaaaggaggaagaaCGTGAAAGAAAAAGCTCCAACCCTTTAAAACACAGCCGAAAGGCTGCTGTTCATAACCAGTCAGAGCGG AGACGGCGAGATAGAAtcaatgaaaagatgaaagctCTACAGAAGTTGGTGCCAAATGCAAGTAAG ACAGATAAAGCATCAATGCTGGAGGAAGTGATAAAGTACTTAAAGCAGCTTCAAGCACAAATTCAGTTGATAAACTATGCTAGAAACATGGACCAGCAAATGATGATGATGCAACCACATATTCAAATGCCATTACTAGCAAGAATGGATGGTCTTAGTCTTGGCATGAGCAATGCAGGAATGCTTAACAATATGACTGCTAATTTAGCTCGAGCTAATGCTCAGTCTCTTACAGCTCCCCTTATTTATAATCCAACCTCAATTGCCACTCCTTGTCATCCCTTCATGTCCTACGCCATGGCCCCGACCATTCCGACTCCACCACAAGCAAATTATGGTGATGCTGCCAGTGCCACAGTCGCCAAAGCTGCAGCTGCCCCCAATATTGCAACCACTTCACTCcattttaacaattacccctaTAGTGCATTTCCACCACAAGTAATTTCATATATGCAAATGTTATTGACAGGCGCTTTTCCCTGA
- the LOC132054610 gene encoding remorin 1.4 isoform X1: MKRNYYDLDDGEFAAAMAASAFAICSLEEKAGFQHQTKTRGSVIRPAETAPMRRPSASNHKASTEIMTITPTTNDKMQNGISRGSRKAENEADAWEKAQIAKIRKRHDELLSALLAWENEKKMMAKQQMERRKNQLELAMKRNLQHYKNKLARIDHITKGARTQAEEKRRYEESIVKEKSNKIRLTGNGPVTCFCF, from the exons ATGAAAAGGAACTATTATGATTTGGATGATGGCGAATTTGCAGCAGCAATGGCAGCTTCTGCATTTGCTATATGTTCCCTTGAAGAAAAGGCTGGCTTTCAACATCAGACAAAAACAAGAGGATCTGTTATCAGGCCAGCAGAAACAG CTCCAATGAGAAGGCCATCGGCGTCTAATCATAAAGCTTCGACAGAaataatgaccataactccTACTACTAATGATAAAATGCAAAATGGGATTTCAAGAGGAAGCAGAAAGGCAGAAAATGAAGCTGATGCTTGGGAGAAAGCTCAGATAGCCAAAATAAGAAAGCG ACATGATGAACTGCTTTCTGCGCTTCTTGCTTGGGAGAATGAAAAGAAGATGATGGCAAAACAACAAATGGAAAGGAGAAAG AATCAATTGGAGCTTGCTATGAAAAGGAATTTGCAGCATTACAAGAACAAACTAGCGAGGATTGATCATATCACCAAAGGAGCAAGAACACAAgcagaagagaaaagaagataCGAAGAATCTATAGTGAAAGAGAAATCAAACAAGATCAGATTAACAGGGAATGGACCTGTTACATGCTTCtgcttctaa